From Drosophila nasuta strain 15112-1781.00 chromosome X, ASM2355853v1, whole genome shotgun sequence, one genomic window encodes:
- the LOC132797100 gene encoding serine protease snake, with product MINAILLSYLLLLLGTQAKAAVANAAIKPLSQRGIIFPKESFDDCFTDDHQRVPGSCKLLEDCPAALRRWNEQSVLPKTCYFVKYDQFVCCDLHDNNSTTPTTPTIQPEPQLRSSEQACEDSKIFGISIVGGRPAKYGEFPYMAALGWQANFDGSILYRCGGTLIAPTFVLTAAHCINFGGQLPATVRLGGENLTEGMGENHAIRRVFTHPDYTDTGAYNDIALLELDATQPSSRTIVCLWQSPELPMDELTAIGYGQIQFAGLSSKQLLKVSLQHVTQQQCQPHYQLEDLPQGLALSQMCAGDLRGVGDTCQGDSGGPLLMRSKNQWFVVGITSLGQGCASGPPSIYTRVSSYLDWIESIVWPKAEVGPQQPTFDLRMND from the exons ATGATAAATGCAATACTGTTGTcgtacttgttgttgttgctgggcacACAAGCAAAAGCTGcag tCGCTAATGCAGCAATTAAACCACTGTCGCAGCGTGGAATCATTTTCCCCAAGGAATCCTTCGATGATTGCTTCACAGATGACCATCAACGGGTGCCGGGCAGTTGCAAATTGCTCGAGGATTGTCCCGCCGCCTTGCGACGCTGGAACGAGCAAAGTGTGCTGCCCAAGACATGCTACTTTGTGAAGTACGATCAGTTTGTATGCTGCGATCTgcatgacaacaacagcaccacgCCTACTACGCCTACCATACAACCGGAGCCACAGCTGCGATCAAGTGAACAAG cTTGCGAGGATTCAAAAATCTTTGGCATTTCCATTGTCGGCGGCAGGCCAGCTAAATACGGCGAGTTCCCGTACATGGCCGCCTTGGGCTGGCAGGCGAACTTCGATGGCAGCATCCTCTATCGCTGTGGCGGCACACTTATTGCACCCACTTTTGTGCTAACGGCGGCGCACTGCATCAACTTTGGCGGACAGTTGCCGGCGACGGTGCGTCTGGGTGGCGAGAATCTCACCGAGGGCATGGGCGAGAATCATGCCATACGACGCGTTTTCACCCATCCCGACTACACGGATACCGGCGCCTACAATGATATTGCGCTGCTCGAACTAGACGCCACACAACCCTCGTCACGGACCATTGTGTGTCTGTGGCAGAGTCCAGAGTTGCCGATGGATGAACTCACTGCCATTGGCTATGGTCAGATCCAATTTGCGGGACTGTCGTCAAAGCAGCTGCTCAAGGTGTCGCTGCAGCATGtgacacaacaacaatgtcagCCGCATTATCAGCTGGAGGATTTGCCGCAAGGCTTGGCACTCAGTCAAATGTGTGCCGGTGATCTCAGAGGAGTGGGCGACACCTGCCAGGGAGACTCGGGTGGACCCCTGCTCATGCGCAGCAAGAATCAATGGTTCGTGGTGGGAATCACATCATTGGGTCAAGGCTGTGCCAGCGGACCGCCGAGCATTTATACGCGCGTCTCCAGCTATTTGGATTGGATCGAGAGCATTGTATGGCCCAAAGCTGAGGTGGGTCCCCAGCAGCCGACATTCGATTTGCGCATGAATGACTGA
- the LOC132797101 gene encoding C-type lectin 37Da yields the protein MHPQNEQFAILLRLLLLGCCLIPSALGYLPDVNIFTNYRTEVYNGIPSDIDTTPFIRIGDNYYYIEPMNKVNWFQAAGACRMMNAHLASIEDKPEMEALVKYIKTKGFKNNDYFWISGNDLGTEGAFYWLSTGRPMTYAPWNGPKQMPDNYGGNENCVHMFGTRELINDANCKILMQYICEASDPKTFKFTYIKW from the exons ATGCATCCCCAGAACGAACAGTTTGCTAtattgctgcggctgctgctgctcggctGTTGCCTGATTCCTTCAGCACTTGGCTATCTGCCGGATGTCAACATATTCACCAACTATCGTACAGAGGTCTACAATG GTATTCCGTCGGACATCGATACGACCCCGTTTATACGCATTGGCGACAACTATTACTACATTGAGCCGATGAACAAGGTGAACTGGTTCCAGGCGGCGGGCGCTTGTCGCATGATGAATGCCCACTTGGCCTCAATTGAGGACAAGCCGGAGATGGAGGCACTGGTCAAGTACATCAAAACGAAGGGCTTCAAGAATAACGATTACTTTTGGATATCGGGCAACGATCTCGGCACCGAGGGCGCCTTCTACTGGCTATCCACGGGTCGACCGATGACCTATGCCCCCTGGAACGGACCCAAGCAGATGCCCGACAATTACGGTGGCAACGAGAACTGTGTCCACATGTTTGGCACTCGGGAGCTGATCAACGATGCCAACTGCAAGATACTGATGCAGTACATTTGTGAAGCCAGTGATCCCAAGACCTTCAAGTTCACCTACATCAAGTGGTAG